The proteins below come from a single Flavobacteriales bacterium genomic window:
- a CDS encoding cobalamin B12-binding domain-containing protein, which translates to MNIKPYGDTLNDGAVQLSFTLPVPLDAKAREAAKQYVKKLGFEKAEIVFSKSVSDQFSFFVCYGRTSINLDYNTVVVEEMEQHVMSFNEINEFIEKEIGRKVVIVGACTGTDAHTVGIDAIMNMKGYNHHWGLERYPMIDAYNLGAQVPNEDLILFAKEMNADAILVSQVVTGQDSHIKTLKEFTDLIDKMGLKDKFIVIAGGPRIGNKLATSIGFDVGFGRESYSEDVATYVVEKMVNEKNKKGWKETKSIKA; encoded by the coding sequence ATGAATATAAAACCTTATGGAGATACGCTTAACGATGGCGCCGTTCAATTGTCATTTACCTTACCAGTTCCACTCGATGCTAAGGCAAGAGAGGCAGCAAAACAGTATGTGAAGAAATTGGGATTTGAGAAGGCAGAAATTGTGTTTTCGAAATCGGTATCTGATCAGTTTAGCTTTTTTGTTTGCTATGGAAGAACTTCAATCAATTTAGATTATAACACGGTTGTAGTTGAAGAAATGGAACAGCATGTAATGTCTTTTAATGAGATAAATGAATTTATTGAAAAAGAGATCGGTCGTAAAGTAGTAATTGTTGGGGCATGTACGGGTACAGATGCGCATACCGTTGGAATAGATGCTATCATGAACATGAAGGGATATAATCATCATTGGGGCTTAGAACGTTATCCAATGATCGATGCTTATAACCTAGGAGCTCAAGTTCCGAACGAAGACCTTATCCTTTTTGCAAAAGAAATGAATGCCGATGCTATTCTCGTTTCCCAGGTTGTAACAGGTCAAGATTCACACATAAAAACCTTGAAGGAGTTTACAGATCTAATAGATAAAATGGGCTTAAAAGATAAATTTATCGTAATAGCTGGTGGGCCGAGAATAGGAAATAAATTGGCGACATCCATCGGATTTGATGTGGGCTTTGGCAGAGAATCTTATTCGGAGGATGTAGCAACTTATGTTGTAGAAAAGATGGTTAACGAAAAGAACAAAAAGGGATGGAAAGAAACGAAATCAATAAAAGCTTAG
- a CDS encoding L-erythro-3,5-diaminohexanoate dehydrogenase translates to MEHRVNGNSFGTHRVISPKGVLPQPADKLDNNMSYIYDNEILVDVEILNIDSASFAQLKAEVDGDLTKLKERIIAIVDHQGKMRNPVTLSGGMFIGEVAEIGEALKDKIDLRRGDRISSLVSLSLTPLFIEEIIEIKVNVDQVFIKGKAILFENGLYAKLPKDIPPALALSVLDVAGAPAQTKRYVNKDDVVVIIGASGKSGLLCAYEAQKKVGDNGLVIGIDYSDKGISVLEESGLCNHVIKLDARNAISCFESIYGITNGDLADFVINCVNIPDTEMACIMMTKNQGKVYFFSMATSFTKAALGAEGVGKDIEMIIGNGYAEGHADVALNILRESPELRKYYESVYA, encoded by the coding sequence ATGGAACACAGGGTAAATGGAAATTCATTTGGAACGCATCGAGTAATATCTCCGAAAGGTGTATTGCCTCAACCTGCCGATAAGCTCGATAACAACATGTCGTATATATACGATAATGAGATTTTGGTTGATGTGGAAATCCTGAATATTGATTCGGCCAGTTTCGCGCAACTCAAGGCAGAAGTAGATGGGGATTTAACCAAGTTAAAAGAGAGAATAATTGCAATAGTTGATCATCAAGGTAAAATGAGAAATCCGGTTACTCTCTCTGGAGGGATGTTTATTGGGGAGGTTGCGGAGATAGGCGAAGCCCTTAAAGACAAAATTGATTTACGAAGAGGAGATCGTATTTCCTCTTTGGTTTCTTTAAGCCTCACCCCTCTTTTTATAGAAGAAATAATAGAGATTAAGGTAAACGTTGATCAGGTATTTATAAAAGGGAAGGCGATTCTTTTTGAGAATGGGTTGTACGCCAAATTGCCAAAAGACATCCCTCCTGCCCTTGCCCTATCTGTTCTCGATGTAGCTGGGGCTCCAGCTCAAACAAAACGATATGTAAATAAAGATGATGTGGTGGTGATTATTGGAGCCAGTGGAAAATCGGGCTTATTATGTGCCTATGAAGCACAGAAGAAAGTTGGAGATAATGGTCTAGTTATCGGTATTGATTACAGCGATAAAGGAATATCGGTTCTTGAAGAATCAGGATTATGCAATCATGTTATAAAATTAGATGCAAGAAATGCCATCTCTTGTTTCGAATCAATTTATGGAATCACAAATGGAGATTTGGCCGACTTTGTTATCAATTGTGTGAATATTCCGGATACTGAAATGGCTTGCATTATGATGACAAAAAACCAAGGCAAAGTTTATTTCTTTAGTATGGCAACATCCTTTACCAAAGCGGCTTTGGGAGCAGAAGGTGTAGGAAAAGACATCGAGATGATTATTGGTAATGGATACGCCGAAGGGCATGCGGATGTTGCTTTAAATATCCTTCGAGAATCGCCGGAATTAAGAAAATATTACGAATCGGTTTATGCTTAA
- a CDS encoding 3-keto-5-aminohexanoate cleavage protein — MMSKKEKIIITCAITGAETTRVDNPDLPITPEEIADATYEAYKVGASIVHIHVRNPDGTPTQDIKVFRRTIELIRRKCDIVIETTTGGAVGMTAEERLQPIQLSPDMASLDCGTVNFGDEYIINTWPMMKQFAEEMLEYNVKPTLECFDLSHVFAANRLIEEVLLKPPYHFGMVLNVPGALPYTQDNLKLMIREMHSDSIWTVVGVGGKGSMMGIADATELGGNIRQGFEDNIYFEKGILAESNAQLVDRAAYMARSAGYEIASPSEVRVRLKLNK, encoded by the coding sequence ATGATGAGTAAAAAAGAAAAAATAATAATTACATGTGCCATCACGGGGGCAGAGACCACGAGGGTGGATAATCCTGATTTGCCAATAACCCCTGAAGAAATTGCGGATGCTACTTATGAGGCATACAAAGTGGGTGCTTCTATTGTACATATTCATGTTCGAAATCCAGATGGCACACCAACTCAAGACATCAAAGTTTTTAGAAGAACAATTGAGTTGATTAGGAGAAAGTGCGATATCGTGATAGAGACTACCACAGGAGGTGCTGTGGGTATGACAGCGGAAGAAAGGCTACAACCCATTCAGCTTTCTCCCGACATGGCTTCACTCGATTGTGGAACAGTAAATTTTGGCGATGAGTATATAATTAATACTTGGCCAATGATGAAGCAGTTTGCCGAAGAGATGTTGGAGTATAATGTGAAACCAACTTTAGAATGTTTTGATCTAAGTCATGTTTTTGCAGCGAATCGATTAATTGAAGAAGTATTATTAAAACCGCCATATCATTTTGGAATGGTGTTAAACGTGCCAGGAGCATTGCCTTACACGCAAGATAATTTGAAACTAATGATACGTGAAATGCATAGCGATAGTATATGGACAGTTGTGGGTGTAGGCGGCAAAGGAAGCATGATGGGAATTGCGGATGCTACAGAATTGGGTGGCAACATAAGACAAGGATTTGAGGATAATATCTACTTCGAAAAAGGAATTTTGGCAGAAAGCAATGCACAACTTGTAGATCGTGCTGCCTATATGGCAAGAAGTGCAGGTTATGAAATAGCATCGCCGAGTGAGGTTAGGGTAAGATTGAAGTTGAATAAATAA
- a CDS encoding amino acid permease, translating into MLWGLGVGYVIAGMFFGWNLGLPIGGTLGMAIATIFVIIMYVTFVFSYTEMACAIPKAGGAFDYADRGLGKELGFLAGMCQNIEFVFAPPAVASAIGASVSMLYPQLETDYGISTMMVAVIAFVIFTALNISGVEAAASVEMVVTMIAIVVLLVFAGYTLPEFKMENLTNNMLPNGWAGAVACLPFAIWFFLAIEGVANVAEETIDPGKNILKGFGGALITLVALCILTFFASIGVVGWEGAVYEPGWEAVIAAGGEPTQSDAPIPLVLQQVMDPSSTLFKVIIGFSMFGLIASFNGIILAAGRSVFEFGRVGHIPKIFGKVNAKFRTPANALIINMLIGFVALSTGKTGEILTISCFGALGLYIISMFSFFALRKNEPNLDRPFKVPFYPIFPAVALVISSICMVALIIYNMNLFLIFMGVMAVTFIPFLIMNKKNG; encoded by the coding sequence ATGCTATGGGGCTTAGGAGTAGGATACGTTATAGCTGGAATGTTCTTTGGATGGAACTTGGGCTTGCCTATTGGTGGAACACTGGGTATGGCAATCGCTACCATTTTTGTAATAATTATGTACGTCACTTTTGTTTTCAGTTATACAGAAATGGCATGTGCCATACCTAAAGCAGGTGGCGCCTTTGACTATGCCGACAGGGGTTTAGGAAAGGAACTCGGATTCTTAGCGGGTATGTGCCAGAACATCGAATTTGTATTCGCCCCACCAGCTGTTGCATCAGCCATTGGAGCCAGTGTTAGTATGCTATACCCTCAATTAGAAACAGATTATGGTATCTCAACGATGATGGTCGCTGTTATTGCATTTGTAATATTTACTGCGCTCAATATTTCAGGAGTTGAAGCAGCAGCATCCGTAGAAATGGTAGTTACAATGATCGCGATTGTTGTTCTATTAGTGTTCGCAGGATATACTTTGCCCGAGTTTAAAATGGAAAACCTAACAAACAATATGTTACCAAACGGTTGGGCCGGTGCAGTTGCTTGTTTACCCTTTGCCATTTGGTTCTTCTTAGCCATCGAAGGGGTTGCAAACGTTGCAGAGGAAACAATAGATCCAGGAAAAAATATTTTAAAAGGGTTTGGCGGGGCACTGATAACCCTAGTTGCACTTTGCATCCTCACATTCTTTGCTTCAATTGGTGTTGTAGGATGGGAAGGTGCCGTATACGAGCCAGGATGGGAAGCGGTAATAGCAGCAGGAGGAGAACCTACACAATCAGACGCTCCTATTCCATTGGTATTGCAACAAGTTATGGATCCTAGTAGCACATTATTTAAAGTTATTATTGGCTTCAGTATGTTTGGCCTTATAGCTTCATTCAACGGGATTATTTTAGCTGCTGGTAGATCTGTATTTGAATTTGGTAGAGTAGGGCATATCCCTAAAATATTCGGTAAGGTAAATGCCAAATTTCGTACTCCTGCAAATGCATTAATCATTAATATGCTAATTGGCTTTGTTGCTTTATCTACAGGTAAAACAGGTGAAATACTTACCATCTCCTGTTTTGGAGCATTGGGATTATACATCATTTCTATGTTCTCCTTTTTCGCACTTAGAAAAAACGAACCGAACTTAGATAGACCATTCAAAGTTCCTTTTTATCCAATATTCCCAGCTGTGGCATTGGTTATCTCTTCTATATGTATGGTAGCTTTAATCATCTATAACATGAACCTATTCTTAATTTTTATGGGCGTTATGGCGGTTACTTTTATTCCTTTCTTAATCATGAATAAGAAGAATGGATAA
- a CDS encoding DNA-3-methyladenine glycosylase I: MDKKRCDWPNNELMITYHDEEWGVPQHDDKKLFEFLLLESFQAGLSWETILKKRENFLDAFDDFDYAKIATYNEDKVQDLLQNAGIIRNKLKVRSAIQNAILFMNIQKEYGSFDKYIWQFVGGKTITNNLNEMSGFVASTSESDAMSKDLKKRGFKFVGSTICYAYMQATGMVNDHMDFCFRKNEVK, from the coding sequence ATGGATAAAAAGCGATGCGATTGGCCCAACAACGAACTCATGATTACATATCATGATGAAGAATGGGGTGTCCCACAGCATGACGATAAAAAGCTATTCGAATTCTTATTGCTAGAATCTTTTCAAGCTGGACTAAGTTGGGAAACCATACTAAAAAAAAGAGAAAACTTCCTAGATGCGTTTGACGATTTCGATTATGCTAAAATTGCCACCTATAATGAGGATAAGGTTCAGGATCTATTACAGAATGCCGGAATTATTCGAAATAAACTAAAGGTTCGATCTGCTATCCAAAACGCTATCCTATTCATGAATATTCAAAAAGAATATGGATCATTCGATAAGTATATCTGGCAATTTGTTGGCGGTAAAACCATCACAAATAACCTCAATGAAATGAGTGGCTTTGTTGCCAGTACATCAGAATCGGATGCAATGAGTAAAGACTTAAAAAAACGTGGATTCAAATTCGTTGGTTCAACAATCTGCTATGCTTATATGCAAGCCACAGGTATGGTTAACGACCACATGGATTTTTGCTTCCGAAAGAACGAGGTTAAATAA